The Aythya fuligula isolate bAytFul2 chromosome 2, bAytFul2.pri, whole genome shotgun sequence genome contains a region encoding:
- the TDP2 gene encoding tyrosyl-DNA phosphodiesterase 2 — protein MEVAAAAAGEEGTAMETEETERRKALSAQFAAITGCSAAAACGALGDHDWHLERALNAYFEQPLEDKDEGGREPPPRMDPGGCIDLTADATTSNVSDAGADSRQQDDDSSFSLITWNIDGLDSRNLQERARGVCSYLALYSPDVVFLQEVILPYLCILQSRVASYTVIPGNIDGYFTVILLKKSRVKLLKQEIIGFPTTSMMRNLLVVHVSISGNELCLMTSHLESTKDHSKERVKQLQIVLKKMQEESESTTVIFGGDTNLRDSEVTKLGGLPNNVMDMWEFLGKPQHCRYTWDTSSNTNLGIASKCKLRFDRVYIRPAAEGGNIVPRSMDLIGLEKLDCGTFPSDHWGLLCNFDVIL, from the exons ATGGAGGTGGCGGCTGCGGCGGCAGGGGAAGAGGGGACCGCGATGGAGACGGAGGAGACGGAGCGGAGGAAGGCGCTGAGCGCCCAGTTCGCCGCCATCACGGGCtgcagcgcggcggcggcgtGCGGAGCCCTGGGCGACCACGACTGGCACCTGGAG AGGGCGCTGAACGCCTACTTCGAGCAGCCGCTGGAGGACAAGGAcgagggaggcagggagccgCCGCCACGCATGGACCCGGGGGGCTG TATTGACCTCACAGCAGATGCTACTACTAGTAATGTCAGCGACGCTGGTGCAGACTCAAGGCAACAAGATGATGACAGCAGCTTCTCACTGATAACCTGGAACATTGATGGGCTGGACTCCAGAAATCTACAAGAGCGAGCTAGAGGCGTCTGTTCTTACCTGGCATT ATACAGTCCAGATGTCGTGTTTTTACAGGAGGTCATCTTACCGTATCTTTGTATTCTGCAGAGTAGAGTAGCCAGTTACACTGTTATTCCAG GTAATATAGATGGCTATTTCACTGTCATTCTGTTGAAGAAATCAAGAGTGAAATTACTAAAACAAGAGATAATAGGTTTTCCAACAACGTCCATGATGAGGAACCTTTTGGTTGTGCAT GTGAGCATATCTGGTAATGAACTTTGCCTTATGACTTCTCATCTGGAGAGCACTAAAGACCATTCCAAGGAGCGTGTGAAGCAACTGCAAATAGtgctaaaaaaaatgcaggaggaGTCTGAGTCCACCACTGTTATATTTGGAGGGGATACAAACCTCAGAGACAGTGAG GTTACTAAGCTAGGTGGCTTACCTAACAACGTCATGGATATGTGGGAGTTTTTGGGTAAACCTCAACACTGCCGCTATACCTGGGACACAAGCTCCAACACTAATCTGGGCATAGCGAGTAAATGCAAATTGCGGTTTGATCGTGTTTACATTCGACCTGCAGCAGAAGGAGGAAATATTGTTCCACGAAGTATGGACTTAATCGGATTAGAAAAACTAGACTGTGGCACATTCCCTAGTGATCACTGGGGTCTTTTGTGTAACTTTGATGTGAtattataa